A genomic stretch from Desulfohalobium retbaense DSM 5692 includes:
- a CDS encoding N-acetylmuramoyl-L-alanine amidase, with the protein MRTLLPRTCIALLLGALLFGGLSGLPDNRAVAATSTQLFQHGWKSFHSLRKNAERARFRSSWMQVKNTFWELYQRNPNGGYAPKALYYLGRVYSELGQRSYLRKDFRQATDYYQRVVTRFPRHSWSDDAQLRKARIHLEHLGEKNQAYLDLLSVVHNYPDGDMYAKARSLLDQLDRKKEAAPASAQKAPQPSPKKQSPKPQKASAAAGMEKLLRIRHWSSDDYTRVVLDVSGEAEFSKKLLKPDPKLNTPHRLVVDLQKTRLADKCEEAHKIRDGLLRRVRTGQYRHDTARVVLDIEKLDKYRVFSLQNPYRVVLDVYAPEGGRSKSAPQVAGYQFDAKSKKYTSSLVEQLGLTIQTVMIDPGHGGKDPGAVHGDIYEKDINLSVAKTLGAKLKKQGFDVLYTRTKDVFVPLEERTALANSKKADLFISLHVNSHRKANVQGFELYSLNLAKSKDAVRVAARENAVSVKKISDLQVILTDLMLNTKIKESKQLAKSLHAKTLAHSRQFYSVRDHGVREAPFYVLMGAKMPAVLVEMGYLSNPTERKRLLTAKFQQRIAQGLVQGITAYKQTIDNYARLE; encoded by the coding sequence ATGAGAACTTTGCTGCCGCGTACGTGTATCGCCCTTTTGCTGGGGGCCCTGCTCTTCGGAGGCCTGAGTGGCCTGCCGGACAACCGGGCTGTGGCTGCCACGTCCACGCAATTGTTCCAACACGGCTGGAAATCATTCCACAGTTTACGCAAAAACGCCGAACGGGCGCGCTTCCGTTCGTCCTGGATGCAGGTCAAAAACACGTTCTGGGAGTTGTATCAACGCAATCCCAACGGCGGCTACGCCCCAAAAGCGCTCTACTATCTGGGCCGGGTCTACAGTGAGCTGGGGCAGCGGTCCTATTTGCGCAAAGACTTCCGGCAGGCGACAGACTACTACCAGCGCGTGGTCACCCGCTTTCCCCGCCACAGCTGGTCCGACGACGCCCAATTGCGCAAAGCACGCATCCACCTCGAGCATCTGGGTGAAAAAAACCAAGCGTATCTCGACCTGCTTTCCGTGGTCCACAACTACCCCGACGGCGACATGTACGCCAAGGCCAGATCGCTTCTGGACCAACTGGACCGCAAGAAGGAAGCCGCCCCAGCCTCTGCCCAAAAGGCGCCCCAGCCGAGCCCAAAAAAACAATCCCCCAAGCCCCAGAAGGCCTCTGCCGCAGCCGGTATGGAGAAATTGCTCCGCATCCGGCACTGGAGCAGCGACGACTACACTCGAGTCGTTTTGGATGTCAGCGGGGAAGCCGAATTTTCCAAGAAGCTGCTCAAGCCTGACCCCAAACTCAACACCCCGCACCGTCTCGTCGTGGACCTGCAAAAGACCCGTCTGGCCGACAAATGCGAAGAGGCCCACAAAATCCGGGACGGACTGCTGCGCCGGGTACGGACCGGGCAGTACCGCCACGACACCGCCCGGGTGGTGCTGGATATTGAAAAACTCGACAAATACCGTGTTTTTTCCCTGCAAAACCCCTACCGCGTGGTGCTCGACGTCTATGCCCCAGAAGGCGGCCGCTCCAAAAGCGCGCCCCAGGTCGCCGGATACCAGTTTGACGCCAAAAGCAAAAAATACACCTCCAGCCTGGTCGAACAGCTCGGCCTGACTATCCAGACGGTCATGATCGATCCGGGCCATGGCGGCAAAGACCCGGGCGCGGTCCACGGCGACATCTACGAGAAGGACATCAACCTCTCTGTCGCCAAGACCCTCGGCGCCAAACTCAAAAAGCAGGGATTCGATGTCCTGTACACCAGGACCAAGGATGTCTTTGTGCCTCTGGAGGAGCGCACCGCCTTGGCCAATTCCAAAAAAGCCGACCTCTTTATTTCCCTGCACGTCAACTCGCACCGCAAAGCCAACGTCCAGGGGTTTGAACTGTACAGCCTCAACTTGGCCAAAAGCAAAGACGCCGTGCGGGTCGCAGCCCGGGAAAACGCGGTCTCTGTCAAAAAAATCAGTGACCTGCAGGTCATTCTCACCGACCTCATGCTGAACACGAAAATCAAGGAATCCAAACAACTAGCCAAGAGTCTCCATGCAAAGACCCTTGCCCACTCCCGCCAATTCTATTCGGTCCGTGACCACGGTGTCCGGGAAGCCCCTTTTTACGTCCTGATGGGGGCCAAGATGCCGGCCGTTCTTGTGGAAATGGGCTACCTCTCCAATCCGACTGAACGAAAGCGATTGCTCACCGCTAAGTTCCAGCAGCGCATCGCCCAAGGCCTCGTTCAGGGGATCACCGCCTACAAACAGACCATCGACAATTACGCCCGGCTGGAATAG
- the glmS gene encoding glutamine--fructose-6-phosphate transaminase (isomerizing): MCGIIGYAGHRPAVPLLVEGLRRLEYRGYDSAGVAYLQNKGLQVVRAEGKLKNLEHCLTECQHLQATCGLGHTRWATHGLPTTQNAHPHQDEGQNIALVHNGIIENFQELKQSLEAKGHHFASQTDTEVIVHLLADNLGHQNTLPKALAATLHQIEGSYALACIHRDYPNEIWAARHSSPLLLGVGQGENFIASDIPAFLSSTRDVVFLEDGEVVRLTPNSWEVFSAADMQPVGKTPQRIEWDLQAAQKGGFKHFMLKEIMEQPQVIQDGIAGRIDDATQEVVLDEIADLPIPGRLHIIACGTSFHAGLWAKYLIEEWARIPVQVEVASEFRYRQQVFQEGDLALAISQSGETADTLAGMRIARENNLPIVGLCNVVGSSVARESDGTMYTQAGPEISVASTKAMCSQMVALLLLAIAWGRKKGTLSAEAAQQLTGQLQRLPHTLSTELERMRHAAQRLATQFSKARSFFFLGRGLGSPLALEGALKLKEISYIHAEGYAAGEMKHGPIALIDSEFPTFALAPQDSLLPKVGSNLQEVQARGGKIIALTHPGTDIPSDERWEVPQMGSALDSFLFLPALQLFAYEMAVYLGKDVDQPRNLAKSVTVE, translated from the coding sequence ATGTGTGGAATCATTGGTTATGCAGGTCACCGTCCCGCTGTTCCGCTTTTGGTCGAAGGATTGCGCCGCCTGGAATACCGGGGATACGACTCGGCCGGAGTGGCGTATCTCCAAAACAAGGGCCTGCAAGTGGTCCGCGCCGAAGGGAAACTCAAAAATCTTGAGCACTGCCTGACCGAATGCCAACACCTGCAGGCGACTTGCGGCCTGGGGCACACCCGTTGGGCGACACATGGCCTGCCGACGACCCAAAACGCCCACCCCCACCAGGACGAAGGCCAGAACATCGCCCTGGTCCATAACGGCATTATTGAGAATTTTCAGGAACTCAAGCAATCCCTCGAGGCCAAGGGGCACCACTTCGCCTCCCAAACAGACACCGAGGTCATTGTGCACCTTTTGGCCGACAATCTTGGCCATCAAAATACATTGCCCAAAGCCCTGGCCGCGACACTGCACCAGATCGAAGGGTCCTATGCCCTGGCCTGCATCCATCGCGATTATCCTAATGAAATCTGGGCTGCTCGCCATTCCAGCCCCCTCTTGCTGGGCGTGGGGCAGGGGGAAAACTTCATCGCCTCGGATATTCCAGCGTTTTTGAGCTCGACCCGGGATGTCGTGTTTCTCGAAGACGGCGAAGTCGTTCGTTTGACGCCCAATTCCTGGGAGGTCTTCAGCGCTGCGGACATGCAGCCGGTGGGCAAAACGCCGCAACGGATCGAATGGGATCTTCAGGCAGCGCAAAAGGGCGGTTTCAAACACTTCATGCTCAAAGAGATCATGGAACAGCCCCAGGTCATTCAAGACGGAATCGCCGGGCGCATTGACGACGCCACGCAGGAGGTGGTCCTAGACGAGATCGCCGATCTCCCGATTCCCGGGCGGTTGCACATCATCGCCTGCGGCACTTCATTCCACGCCGGTCTGTGGGCCAAATACCTCATTGAAGAATGGGCCCGGATCCCGGTCCAGGTGGAGGTTGCTTCCGAATTCCGCTACCGCCAGCAGGTCTTTCAGGAGGGTGACCTGGCCCTGGCCATCAGCCAGTCTGGAGAGACTGCCGACACCTTGGCGGGGATGCGCATTGCGCGGGAGAACAACCTGCCCATTGTGGGCCTGTGCAATGTGGTCGGATCCTCGGTGGCCCGGGAATCCGACGGAACTATGTACACCCAGGCCGGTCCGGAAATCAGCGTGGCCTCGACCAAGGCCATGTGCTCGCAAATGGTGGCGTTGCTCCTGCTGGCCATCGCCTGGGGGCGCAAAAAAGGAACCCTCTCCGCTGAAGCGGCGCAGCAACTCACAGGCCAATTGCAACGCTTGCCCCACACTCTGAGCACGGAACTCGAACGCATGCGTCATGCGGCCCAGCGGCTGGCCACCCAGTTCAGTAAAGCCAGGAGTTTCTTCTTCCTCGGACGTGGCCTCGGATCACCGCTTGCCCTGGAAGGGGCCCTGAAGCTCAAGGAGATCTCCTATATCCATGCCGAAGGATACGCTGCCGGAGAGATGAAGCACGGCCCGATCGCCCTGATCGATTCGGAATTTCCGACATTCGCCCTCGCTCCTCAAGACAGCCTGCTGCCCAAGGTCGGCTCCAACCTCCAGGAGGTCCAGGCCAGAGGGGGAAAGATCATCGCCCTGACCCATCCCGGCACGGACATCCCGAGCGATGAACGGTGGGAGGTCCCGCAGATGGGCTCCGCTCTGGACAGTTTCCTGTTCTTGCCAGCCCTGCAACTTTTTGCCTATGAAATGGCTGTATATCTTGGCAAAGATGTTGACCAACCGCGAAATCTGGCCAAGAGTGTGACTGTCGAATAA
- a CDS encoding XTP/dITP diphosphatase, with protein MTEIVLATGNAGKIKELQAMFAASGQSLTILGLDAFPDIGPLSETGTTFEANALEKARAVAVATQRIAIADDSGLEVDALDGAPGVHSARYSGPGANDSRNNAKLLEALADIPAEKRTARFRCVLAAVAPNGAELTVDGSWEGVIAEKPAGDNGFGYDPLFFDPECGCTSAQLPPAEKNSRSHRGKALQALAGQWSRFAARAASPKTSE; from the coding sequence ATGACTGAGATCGTCCTTGCCACCGGCAATGCAGGAAAAATCAAAGAACTGCAGGCCATGTTCGCCGCCAGCGGTCAGAGCCTGACCATCCTGGGGCTTGACGCTTTTCCGGATATCGGTCCCCTTTCGGAAACTGGCACCACTTTTGAGGCCAATGCCCTGGAAAAGGCCCGGGCAGTTGCCGTCGCCACACAGCGCATCGCCATCGCCGACGACTCCGGTTTGGAGGTCGATGCCCTGGATGGTGCGCCCGGCGTCCATTCAGCCCGGTACAGCGGCCCTGGAGCCAACGATTCACGCAATAACGCCAAGCTTCTGGAAGCCTTGGCTGACATCCCGGCGGAAAAACGTACCGCCCGATTCCGCTGCGTCCTGGCCGCGGTAGCCCCTAATGGAGCGGAATTGACCGTGGACGGGAGTTGGGAAGGAGTGATCGCCGAAAAACCGGCCGGCGACAACGGCTTTGGCTACGATCCCCTCTTTTTCGACCCGGAATGCGGCTGCACCAGCGCCCAACTGCCGCCAGCGGAAAAAAACAGCCGCAGTCACCGTGGCAAGGCGTTGCAGGCTTTGGCTGGTCAATGGTCCCGGTTCGCGGCTCGCGCCGCCTCCCCCAAAACCTCCGAGTAA
- a CDS encoding mechanosensitive ion channel domain-containing protein, which produces MPQSPFSEKLPSVATLLSLVFLTLLLPLPGRAQPEEPDTETQRWEALLANKQEEVSDLGEQLDQIQSTYEANTAEAQKQIEALTDELNRLTALKGLSAHNPRETLGLRNTIQSLTTQLNSDTMPLREAQSRLETIAHELDVRQKELQETTPPTPQGQKTLVNYQKDLKNLQRRANTLETRIQKSLAPALELEKELNATVTALDKTLSSVWRQYFFEPSPTLLAFQDPGSMQPLTRWMKYLPTYTRVVLLGDIDWFALGSVVLVFFALSMLPIHLWILPALEKSSLQLTMREMAPPLYWVALGLALMVSTTILPSGQGCLVRSFTQLFLSWGIMLALWPLRQYQLGENAPRRNHIRLLWTLYAIAVILQDINLPPLFLGPLWAGVLVMGAIWSKKRCTPDKPKLERSIFGASIPFFILLIIGSLTGYVHFTLFLTAAWFVFWLAVQIGTGMAALLRSWSAQTSPALLENLLKGVAQGVGYPLVWLGALSLLIGWLGYSLGGYPFLNELLQLKVGWGKVSFNFMRILGVVIGFYIARSGLIILRSLFDNVIRKQDHWEKGTAESLQTIISYAVWGLFALAAMYFLGFNFTSLAVIAGGLSVGIGFGLQSIINNFVSGLILLFGRSIQPGDIVDLSGTWGQIKRVNIRTTVVQTFDNSTIFVPNAELIGGRITNWTHKDISLRRRIDVGVAYGSDTEKVKRLLLEQARKHPQVFRYPEPFVRFANFGNSTLDFILYFWSDINNGWHAESDLRFQIDQAFRENGVEIAFPQQDLHIRSAAGLDPYLARPASATGNTSET; this is translated from the coding sequence ATGCCCCAATCCCCTTTTTCTGAAAAACTCCCTTCTGTCGCAACGCTTCTTAGTCTCGTTTTTTTGACTCTGCTTCTGCCTCTTCCTGGGAGGGCCCAGCCTGAGGAGCCGGACACCGAGACCCAGCGCTGGGAAGCGCTTTTGGCCAACAAACAGGAAGAAGTCTCCGACCTTGGCGAACAGCTCGACCAGATCCAATCCACCTATGAGGCCAACACGGCCGAGGCCCAAAAACAGATCGAGGCCCTGACCGACGAACTCAACCGCTTGACCGCCCTGAAAGGGCTCTCAGCACACAACCCCCGGGAGACCCTTGGGCTACGCAACACGATCCAGTCTCTGACAACGCAGCTCAATTCGGACACCATGCCCCTCAGGGAAGCGCAGAGTCGGCTTGAGACCATTGCCCACGAACTCGATGTGCGCCAAAAGGAGTTGCAGGAAACCACACCGCCCACGCCCCAGGGCCAAAAAACGTTGGTCAATTACCAAAAAGACCTGAAAAACCTCCAACGCCGGGCCAATACCCTGGAAACCCGGATCCAAAAGAGCCTCGCCCCAGCTCTAGAACTGGAGAAGGAACTCAACGCGACTGTGACCGCCCTGGACAAAACCTTGAGTTCGGTCTGGCGGCAGTATTTCTTTGAACCCTCTCCAACGTTGCTGGCCTTTCAGGATCCCGGGAGCATGCAACCCCTGACCCGCTGGATGAAATACCTGCCCACCTATACCCGTGTGGTCCTTTTGGGGGATATCGACTGGTTTGCACTGGGCTCCGTGGTGCTGGTCTTTTTCGCCTTGTCCATGCTCCCGATTCATCTCTGGATTTTGCCGGCGCTGGAAAAGAGTTCGCTGCAGCTGACAATGCGCGAGATGGCGCCCCCCTTGTATTGGGTAGCATTGGGCCTGGCCCTGATGGTCTCCACAACGATCCTCCCCAGTGGTCAGGGCTGCCTGGTCCGCAGCTTCACCCAGCTTTTTTTGAGTTGGGGCATCATGCTCGCCCTTTGGCCGTTGCGGCAGTATCAGCTCGGCGAGAACGCCCCGCGGCGCAACCACATCCGCCTTTTGTGGACGCTGTATGCCATCGCCGTCATCCTCCAGGATATCAATCTGCCGCCCCTGTTTTTGGGTCCGCTCTGGGCCGGAGTGCTGGTCATGGGGGCTATCTGGAGCAAGAAGCGGTGCACGCCGGACAAACCGAAACTGGAACGGTCCATTTTTGGGGCCAGTATCCCGTTTTTCATCCTCCTCATTATCGGGTCACTCACCGGATATGTCCATTTCACGCTCTTTCTCACCGCTGCGTGGTTTGTTTTCTGGCTCGCGGTCCAAATCGGTACCGGGATGGCGGCCTTATTGCGGTCCTGGAGTGCCCAGACCTCACCGGCGCTGCTGGAAAACCTGCTCAAAGGCGTAGCGCAAGGAGTGGGATATCCCCTGGTCTGGCTGGGGGCGCTGTCCCTGTTGATCGGCTGGCTCGGCTACAGTCTTGGCGGCTATCCCTTCCTGAACGAACTGCTGCAGCTCAAGGTGGGCTGGGGCAAGGTCTCCTTCAATTTCATGCGCATCCTGGGGGTGGTCATCGGGTTCTATATCGCCCGCTCCGGCCTGATCATCCTGCGGTCCCTGTTCGACAACGTCATCCGCAAACAGGACCACTGGGAAAAAGGCACGGCCGAATCCTTGCAGACGATCATCTCCTATGCGGTTTGGGGGCTTTTTGCCCTGGCGGCCATGTATTTTCTCGGCTTCAATTTCACCAGCCTGGCTGTTATCGCTGGTGGTTTGAGTGTGGGTATTGGTTTCGGACTCCAGAGCATCATCAACAATTTTGTCAGCGGCCTGATTCTGCTTTTCGGACGCTCCATCCAACCCGGTGACATCGTGGACCTTTCCGGAACGTGGGGTCAGATCAAACGGGTCAACATCCGCACAACTGTGGTCCAGACCTTTGACAACTCGACTATCTTCGTGCCCAATGCCGAACTCATCGGCGGGCGGATCACGAATTGGACCCACAAGGACATCAGCCTGCGCCGGCGGATCGATGTTGGGGTGGCCTACGGCTCAGACACGGAAAAGGTCAAACGGCTCTTGCTTGAGCAGGCTCGGAAGCACCCCCAGGTCTTTCGCTACCCGGAGCCCTTTGTCCGGTTTGCCAACTTCGGCAACTCGACCCTCGATTTCATTTTGTATTTCTGGTCCGACATCAATAACGGCTGGCATGCGGAATCCGATCTCCGATTCCAGATCGACCAGGCTTTCCGGGAAAACGGAGTCGAGATCGCCTTTCCGCAACAGGATCTGCACATCCGGTCCGCCGCGGGTTTGGACCCGTATCTCGCCCGGCCTGCCTCTGCTACCGGGAACACCAGCGAGACATGA
- the rimO gene encoding 30S ribosomal protein S12 methylthiotransferase RimO produces MAIHDPLRVFTISLGCPKNRVDTEFLLGALGGAYAPAQDITSADVVLINTCAFIEPAVEESVQQILEVADDISDLVPRPLLAVTGCLVARYGQDLKAGLPEVDLWLPLAEQDQWGERLAQALGRSFPGGRERILTTGPASAYLKISEGCDHACRFCIIPQLRGPLQSRPVEELVREAGSLVDQGARELVLVAQDVSNYGQDLGMRQGLQRLVEALSAVPGLDWIRLLYLYPVGVTTELLRFLRDSAPLVVPSFDIPLQHAHPDILTQMGRPFARDPYRVIATVRDVLPQAALRTSLIVGYPGEKEAHFAYLRQFVQEVRFHNLGVFPYYAEEGTPAATLPDQVPEAVKNDRREQIMGDQAQISETILESCQGTTMDVLVERPDPHWPTLFQGRVWFQAPEVDGVTYVSGHSLQAGQLVHAEIEESKTYDLVALVPEEK; encoded by the coding sequence ATGGCGATTCACGATCCCTTACGGGTGTTTACGATAAGTCTCGGTTGTCCCAAGAACCGGGTGGACACGGAATTCCTTCTTGGCGCCCTGGGCGGGGCTTATGCCCCGGCCCAGGACATCACCAGCGCGGATGTTGTTTTGATCAATACCTGCGCCTTTATCGAGCCGGCGGTCGAGGAGTCGGTGCAACAAATTCTTGAAGTGGCGGATGATATCAGTGATCTGGTGCCGCGCCCCCTGTTGGCGGTCACCGGCTGTCTGGTGGCCCGTTATGGGCAGGATCTGAAAGCCGGGTTGCCGGAAGTGGATCTCTGGCTTCCCCTTGCCGAGCAGGACCAGTGGGGTGAGCGCCTGGCCCAGGCGCTGGGGCGTTCGTTTCCGGGGGGGCGTGAACGGATCCTGACTACCGGCCCGGCATCAGCCTACCTCAAAATCAGTGAAGGGTGTGACCACGCCTGCCGGTTTTGCATTATCCCCCAGTTGCGCGGCCCGCTCCAGAGCAGACCGGTCGAAGAACTGGTCCGTGAAGCGGGTTCGCTGGTTGACCAAGGGGCGCGTGAACTCGTTCTCGTGGCCCAGGACGTGTCCAATTACGGCCAGGACCTGGGGATGCGTCAAGGGCTGCAGCGGCTGGTGGAAGCGCTGTCGGCGGTGCCGGGACTGGACTGGATCCGCTTGCTCTATCTCTATCCCGTGGGCGTTACCACGGAGTTGCTGCGCTTTTTGCGTGACAGCGCCCCCCTCGTCGTCCCTTCCTTTGATATCCCGCTGCAGCACGCCCATCCGGATATCCTGACCCAGATGGGCCGTCCTTTTGCCAGAGACCCGTATCGGGTGATTGCAACGGTCCGGGATGTTCTGCCACAGGCGGCGCTGCGAACGAGTCTCATAGTTGGTTATCCCGGGGAAAAAGAAGCCCATTTCGCGTATCTGCGTCAGTTTGTCCAAGAGGTGCGCTTCCACAATCTCGGTGTCTTCCCCTATTACGCGGAGGAGGGAACGCCTGCAGCGACACTGCCGGATCAGGTTCCCGAGGCGGTCAAGAACGACCGACGCGAGCAGATCATGGGTGACCAGGCGCAGATAAGCGAAACGATTCTCGAGAGCTGTCAGGGAACCACCATGGATGTGCTGGTGGAGCGACCGGATCCGCACTGGCCGACCCTGTTTCAGGGCCGGGTCTGGTTCCAGGCGCCGGAGGTGGATGGCGTGACCTATGTCAGCGGGCACAGTCTTCAGGCCGGCCAACTGGTGCACGCCGAGATCGAGGAGAGCAAGACGTATGACCTTGTGGCGCTTGTCCCGGAAGAAAAATAA
- a CDS encoding 30S ribosomal protein S1, with amino-acid sequence MSTNIPAEAETENEEMSFEAALEDYLQPDFGEVEDGSIARGEIVRIGDESVLVDVNFKSEGEIPIAEFQDSEGNLKVSVGDKVDVFVVHKDELEGTIRLSYERAKRMKVLDDLDEKMQNEENVTGRIIRRIKGGYVVEVHGVEAFLPGSHVDLRPVPDMDALVGQDFEFRILKINRRRSNVIVSRRVLLEEERESKRQELLKTLEEDQVVHGKVKNITEYGVFVDLGGLDGLLHITDMAWKRIRHPKEMVQLGDDLELKVLNFDQESEKVSLGLKQLVPDPWVDIANKFPEGEKFSGKVTNIVDYGAFVELEPGVEGLVHISEMSWTRKLRHPSQVCQVGDEVDVVILGVDSDRKRISLGMKQVRPNPWDVVSEKYPEGTVLEAPIKNITDFGMFIGIEDGIDGLIHVSDISWTKKIRHPNELYQVGDVVQAKVLTVDKENEKFTLGIKQLSEDPWSQIPARYPVGTNVEGKVTNITDFGLFVEVEEGIEGLVHLSELSRKKIKTPSEHFEEGQEVSAKVIHVSGDERRLGLSIKQFEEEEEQQRNRELKNQPGAATPSGNNLGDLIRQKLEDSE; translated from the coding sequence ATGTCAACCAACATTCCGGCAGAAGCTGAAACCGAAAACGAGGAGATGAGCTTCGAGGCAGCTCTTGAAGATTATCTCCAACCCGACTTCGGCGAAGTTGAAGACGGGAGCATTGCGCGCGGCGAAATCGTGCGTATCGGTGACGAATCCGTTCTCGTGGACGTGAATTTCAAGTCCGAGGGTGAGATTCCGATCGCCGAATTTCAGGATAGTGAAGGAAATCTGAAGGTTTCCGTGGGCGACAAGGTCGATGTCTTTGTCGTGCACAAGGATGAACTCGAAGGCACCATCCGGTTGTCCTATGAGCGGGCCAAGCGCATGAAGGTCCTGGACGATCTGGATGAGAAGATGCAGAACGAGGAGAACGTCACCGGCCGTATCATCCGCCGTATCAAAGGTGGTTATGTGGTCGAGGTCCACGGCGTGGAAGCGTTCCTGCCTGGTTCGCATGTCGATCTGCGGCCAGTCCCGGATATGGACGCCCTGGTCGGCCAGGACTTCGAATTCCGGATTTTGAAGATCAACCGCCGTCGCAGCAACGTGATCGTTTCCCGGCGGGTTCTCCTGGAAGAAGAGCGCGAATCCAAGCGTCAGGAGTTGCTCAAGACCCTGGAAGAAGATCAGGTTGTTCACGGCAAGGTCAAAAATATCACCGAATACGGCGTATTTGTCGATCTCGGCGGGCTCGACGGCCTGCTGCACATCACAGACATGGCCTGGAAGCGTATCCGGCACCCGAAAGAAATGGTCCAGCTCGGCGACGATCTGGAGCTCAAGGTGCTCAATTTCGACCAGGAATCCGAAAAGGTTTCCCTGGGCCTGAAGCAGCTCGTTCCGGACCCGTGGGTGGACATCGCCAACAAGTTCCCCGAAGGAGAGAAATTCTCCGGCAAGGTCACCAATATTGTGGATTACGGGGCGTTTGTTGAGCTGGAACCTGGAGTGGAAGGTCTGGTGCACATCTCCGAGATGTCCTGGACCCGCAAATTGCGCCATCCCTCCCAGGTCTGCCAGGTCGGCGACGAAGTCGACGTGGTCATCCTCGGCGTGGATTCCGATCGCAAGCGGATCTCGCTGGGCATGAAGCAAGTCCGGCCGAATCCCTGGGATGTGGTTTCCGAAAAATATCCTGAAGGGACCGTCCTGGAGGCGCCGATCAAGAACATCACCGATTTCGGCATGTTTATCGGCATTGAAGATGGGATCGACGGGCTTATCCACGTTTCCGACATCTCCTGGACCAAGAAGATCCGCCACCCCAATGAATTGTACCAGGTCGGTGACGTGGTGCAGGCCAAGGTGCTGACGGTGGACAAGGAGAACGAGAAGTTCACTCTGGGCATCAAGCAGCTCTCTGAAGATCCCTGGAGCCAGATCCCGGCCCGCTATCCCGTGGGCACCAATGTGGAAGGCAAGGTCACGAATATCACTGACTTTGGTCTTTTCGTCGAGGTCGAAGAGGGCATTGAAGGCTTGGTCCATCTCTCTGAATTGAGCCGGAAAAAGATCAAGACCCCCAGTGAACATTTCGAGGAAGGGCAAGAGGTGTCCGCCAAGGTCATCCATGTCAGTGGCGATGAACGCCGTCTCGGCCTGTCCATCAAACAGTTCGAG